A single Nocardioides bizhenqiangii DNA region contains:
- a CDS encoding ferrochelatase, with amino-acid sequence MTNPRTPVPYDALLLLSFGGPEGPEDVVPFLENVTRGRDIPRDRLAEVGQHYFLFGGRSPINDQNKALIAALEADLAAAGIDLPVYWGNRNWEPYLVDAVRQMAADGRRRVACVATSGYSSWSSCRQYLDDIEEAVSAVPDAPRIDKVRWFAFHPGFVAAVVDRTLEALAALPSALQDDARLVFVTHSIPTAMNDESGPDGGAYLAQHLDVAAAVAERVTAITGHARGHELTFCSRSGSPRTPWLEPDVNDRLEELAGEGVGAVVLVPVGFVSDHMEVIYDLDTEALATAERVRIEARRAGTAGDDPRFVAALRELALDQPIEACPEHCCLPRTQA; translated from the coding sequence GTGACGAATCCCCGGACGCCGGTTCCGTACGACGCCCTGCTGCTCCTCAGCTTCGGAGGGCCGGAGGGGCCGGAGGACGTCGTGCCGTTCCTCGAGAACGTCACTCGCGGTCGCGACATTCCGCGGGATCGGCTCGCCGAGGTCGGGCAGCACTACTTCCTGTTCGGCGGCAGGTCGCCGATCAACGACCAGAACAAGGCGCTGATCGCGGCCCTCGAGGCCGACCTCGCCGCCGCGGGCATCGACCTCCCGGTCTACTGGGGCAATCGCAACTGGGAGCCCTACCTCGTCGACGCCGTGCGGCAGATGGCCGCCGACGGCAGGCGGCGCGTCGCCTGCGTGGCGACGAGCGGGTACTCGTCGTGGTCCAGCTGCCGGCAGTACCTCGACGACATCGAGGAGGCCGTGTCTGCCGTTCCCGACGCTCCGCGGATCGACAAGGTGCGCTGGTTCGCGTTCCATCCCGGGTTCGTCGCCGCCGTCGTGGACCGGACTCTCGAGGCGCTCGCGGCGCTTCCGTCCGCGCTCCAGGACGATGCCCGGCTGGTCTTCGTCACCCACTCGATCCCGACCGCCATGAACGACGAGAGCGGCCCCGACGGCGGCGCCTACCTGGCCCAGCACCTCGACGTCGCTGCTGCCGTCGCCGAGCGGGTGACGGCGATCACCGGTCACGCCCGCGGCCACGAGCTGACCTTCTGCTCCCGCAGCGGGTCACCCCGCACCCCGTGGCTGGAGCCCGACGTCAACGACCGGCTCGAGGAGCTCGCGGGCGAAGGCGTGGGGGCGGTCGTCCTCGTCCCGGTCGGGTTCGTCTCCGACCACATGGAGGTCATCTACGACCTCGACACCGAGGCGCTGGCCACGGCGGAGCGGGTGCGCATCGAGGCCCGCCGGGCCGGGACCGCGGGCGACGACCCGCGGTTCGTGGCGGCGCTTCGTGAGCTGGCGCTGGACCAGCCGATCGAGG
- a CDS encoding MFS transporter: protein MPAVLSGALAPYRHIFTPATSLFSLTGLVARLPISMVGLGIVLLAEHETGSYAFAGAVSATALLAQAGFAVVQGRLLDRLGQSRVLPLLITLWGAGLAAMMLSLKAEWPVVTTYVLAAVAGAALPSVGTCVRARWSHCLKDDPSGLHTAFSFEAVADEAVYLLGPIIVTMLATAVDPVAGLGAALAFGLVGTFVFAGLRSTEPPVHPAPTAGTQRPAMPWIAVGALSVLTFALGVLFGAAEVSTVAFSEEEGQQGAAGFLLAIWALGSLVAGLISGAISWRQGPLVRMRWGALGMAAAMAPLVLVPSVPLMALVLLVGGFAISPTLIAAMSLAEQVLPPARLTEGMMLLQTGIALGLAPGAALAGVVIEESGASAAYLVSFGGGVLALAAALATRLPQKSRQIATPETQPDPDRSRA, encoded by the coding sequence ATGCCCGCCGTGCTTTCTGGTGCCCTCGCTCCCTACCGTCACATCTTCACGCCGGCCACCTCCCTCTTCAGCCTCACCGGTCTGGTCGCCCGGCTGCCGATCTCGATGGTCGGCCTCGGCATCGTCCTGCTCGCCGAGCACGAGACCGGCTCCTACGCCTTCGCGGGTGCCGTCTCGGCCACGGCGCTGCTCGCCCAGGCGGGCTTCGCTGTGGTCCAGGGCCGACTGCTCGACCGGCTCGGCCAGTCCCGGGTGCTGCCGCTGCTGATCACCCTCTGGGGCGCCGGCCTGGCCGCCATGATGCTGTCGCTGAAGGCGGAGTGGCCGGTCGTGACGACCTACGTCCTCGCCGCCGTCGCCGGCGCCGCACTCCCGTCGGTCGGCACCTGCGTGCGAGCACGCTGGTCGCACTGCCTCAAGGACGACCCGAGCGGACTGCACACCGCCTTCTCGTTCGAGGCGGTCGCCGACGAGGCCGTGTACCTGCTCGGTCCGATCATCGTCACGATGCTGGCCACCGCCGTGGACCCCGTCGCCGGCCTCGGCGCGGCGCTCGCCTTCGGTCTCGTCGGCACCTTCGTCTTCGCCGGCCTCCGTTCCACGGAGCCGCCGGTCCACCCCGCGCCCACGGCCGGCACCCAGCGACCTGCGATGCCCTGGATCGCCGTCGGCGCCCTCAGCGTGCTGACGTTCGCGCTCGGCGTCCTGTTCGGCGCCGCCGAGGTCAGCACCGTCGCGTTCTCCGAGGAGGAGGGCCAGCAGGGCGCCGCTGGGTTCCTGCTCGCGATCTGGGCGCTCGGCAGCCTCGTCGCCGGCCTGATCTCCGGCGCGATCTCCTGGCGCCAGGGCCCGCTGGTCCGCATGCGGTGGGGCGCGCTCGGAATGGCGGCCGCGATGGCGCCGCTCGTGCTCGTGCCGTCGGTCCCGCTGATGGCGTTGGTGCTGCTGGTCGGCGGCTTCGCGATCTCACCGACGCTCATCGCCGCCATGTCCCTCGCCGAGCAGGTGCTGCCACCTGCCCGGCTCACCGAGGGCATGATGCTCCTCCAGACCGGCATCGCGCTCGGCCTGGCGCCCGGCGCGGCCCTCGCCGGTGTGGTGATCGAGGAGTCCGGTGCGTCGGCCGCCTACCTGGTCTCGTTCGGCGGCGGCGTGCTCGCGCTGGCGGCCGCTCTCGCCACCCGGTTGCCCCAGAAAAGTCGACAGATCGCCACGCCGGAAACGCAACCGGATCCTGACCGCTCCCGGGCGTAG
- the sepH gene encoding septation protein SepH, with the protein MAHLDLAGVSADGRRLLLVGRQGEEFTLEISPALRAALRGETTRIGQLEIQMTSTLRPREIQTRIRAGETPEEVAAAAQTTVEAIMPFVGPVLGEREHVAERAQKSSLRRPTGDAGSGTRLLRDAVSTHLSTQQAKADDISWDAFRRDDGRWEIAGTFETAHRSGTARFTYDVPGNYVTTDNDDARWLVGDLVDEMTEAQQLDDLQQARQRRLAAISSDELPLGDDALDLVGGEAAPPTHDDPLRDTSADVAPDPAAAPDETAPVEAPHHRRPVAKKRGRASVPSWDEIMFGGGDQ; encoded by the coding sequence ATGGCGCACCTCGATCTTGCAGGAGTCAGCGCCGACGGCCGGCGCCTCCTCCTGGTGGGTCGGCAGGGCGAGGAGTTCACCCTCGAGATCTCGCCCGCCCTGCGTGCCGCGCTCCGCGGTGAGACCACCCGCATCGGCCAGTTGGAGATCCAGATGACGAGCACCCTCCGCCCCCGCGAGATCCAGACCCGGATCCGAGCAGGAGAGACGCCCGAGGAGGTCGCCGCAGCGGCGCAGACCACGGTCGAGGCGATCATGCCGTTCGTCGGACCGGTGCTGGGCGAGCGCGAGCACGTCGCGGAGCGCGCCCAGAAGTCGTCGCTGCGCCGACCGACCGGAGACGCCGGCTCCGGCACCCGGCTCCTCCGCGACGCCGTCAGCACCCACCTGTCCACCCAGCAGGCCAAGGCCGACGACATCTCCTGGGACGCGTTCCGTCGCGACGACGGCCGCTGGGAGATCGCCGGCACGTTCGAGACGGCACACCGGTCGGGGACGGCGCGGTTCACCTACGACGTCCCTGGCAACTACGTCACCACCGACAACGACGACGCCCGGTGGCTGGTCGGCGACCTGGTCGACGAGATGACCGAGGCCCAGCAGCTCGACGACCTCCAGCAGGCCCGTCAGCGCCGCCTGGCCGCGATCTCCTCCGACGAGCTGCCGCTCGGCGACGACGCGCTCGACCTGGTCGGTGGCGAGGCGGCGCCCCCGACCCACGACGACCCGCTGCGGGACACCTCGGCGGACGTCGCGCCCGACCCGGCGGCGGCGCCGGACGAGACCGCCCCGGTCGAGGCTCCCCACCACCGTCGTCCGGTGGCCAAGAAGCGCGGGCGGGCTTCGGTCCCGAGCTGGGACGAGATCATGTTCGGCGGCGGCGACCAGTAG
- a CDS encoding SDR family oxidoreductase has product MSSFVTGATGFIGRHLVSELLDHRDGPIFVLVRPSSLSRMETMIQQWTHGTGSSRVVPVIGDLGEPGLGVDPEWIAENVGKVDHFFHLAAIYDMTADESTNDAMNVQGTRYALELADALQVGCFHQVSSVAAAGDYHGRFDETMFDEGQPLPSPYHRTKYESEKIVREESTVPWRVYRPAIVVGHSETGAMDKIDGPYYFFPLIKRMRDSLPSWLPLVGVDMGDTNLVPVDYVAKAMDHLAHLPDRDGEAFHLVNPEPQPVVEMINAFCNAAGAPRFATPIDRNSAGGATRLLPRSLRPTSLFSAVVRTAPAQVVLDQTLGRLGIPAEVVGHTSFSSVFDSKATEKALAGSGIAVPDLETYARTLWGYWEENLDETTGRDKRNRAALRGKHVVITGASSGIGKVTALKVAQAGGIPVLVARGKDKLEDTKATIELRGGQAYVFPCDLSDLGAIDDLCQRLSTELPSVDFVVNNAGRSIRRSLRLSHDRFHDFERTMQLNYFGAIRLLIGLMPKMHEQKSGHIVNISSIGVQTSPPRFSAYVASKAALDAWSNVVASEVVGHGITFTNIHMPLVRTPMIAPTKMYDKFPTLSPAQAADLVIRAMVEKPHEINTLAGNAGAVAHTLAPKAAFRILNLAYQVFPDSAAAKGKAGPSHATPEPAPAPPEVVAAEPGGRESEQMLMARLFPGVHW; this is encoded by the coding sequence ATGTCCTCCTTCGTGACCGGCGCCACCGGCTTCATCGGTCGTCATCTCGTCAGTGAACTCCTCGACCACCGTGACGGCCCGATCTTCGTGCTCGTCCGGCCGTCGTCGCTCTCCCGCATGGAGACGATGATCCAGCAGTGGACCCACGGAACGGGCTCCTCGCGGGTCGTCCCGGTCATCGGCGACCTCGGCGAGCCCGGGCTCGGCGTCGATCCCGAATGGATCGCAGAGAACGTCGGGAAGGTCGACCACTTCTTCCACCTCGCCGCGATCTACGACATGACGGCCGACGAGTCCACCAACGACGCGATGAACGTCCAGGGCACGCGTTACGCGCTCGAGCTCGCCGACGCGCTCCAGGTGGGCTGCTTCCACCAGGTGTCCTCGGTCGCCGCGGCGGGCGACTACCACGGCCGGTTCGACGAGACCATGTTCGACGAGGGGCAGCCGCTGCCGTCGCCGTACCACCGCACGAAGTACGAGTCGGAGAAGATCGTCCGCGAGGAGTCGACGGTGCCGTGGCGCGTCTACCGGCCCGCGATCGTGGTCGGCCACTCCGAGACCGGCGCGATGGACAAGATCGACGGTCCCTACTACTTCTTCCCGCTCATCAAGCGGATGCGCGACAGCCTGCCGTCCTGGCTCCCGCTCGTCGGCGTCGACATGGGTGACACCAACCTGGTGCCGGTCGACTACGTCGCCAAGGCCATGGACCACCTCGCGCACCTGCCCGACCGGGACGGAGAGGCCTTCCACCTGGTCAACCCCGAGCCGCAGCCGGTCGTCGAGATGATCAACGCCTTCTGCAACGCCGCAGGCGCGCCCAGGTTCGCCACCCCGATCGACCGGAACTCCGCCGGCGGGGCGACTCGCCTGCTCCCGAGGTCGCTGCGGCCCACGAGCCTGTTCAGCGCGGTGGTGCGCACGGCGCCGGCGCAGGTCGTGCTCGACCAGACCCTCGGCCGGCTCGGCATCCCCGCCGAGGTCGTCGGCCACACCTCGTTCTCCTCCGTCTTCGACTCCAAGGCCACCGAGAAAGCGCTCGCGGGCAGCGGGATCGCGGTCCCCGACCTCGAGACCTACGCGCGCACGCTGTGGGGCTACTGGGAGGAGAACCTCGACGAGACCACCGGCCGCGACAAGCGCAACCGCGCCGCACTCAGGGGCAAGCACGTCGTCATCACCGGCGCCTCCTCCGGCATCGGCAAGGTCACGGCGCTCAAGGTCGCCCAGGCCGGCGGCATCCCGGTGCTCGTCGCGCGCGGCAAGGACAAGCTCGAGGACACCAAGGCGACCATCGAGCTCCGCGGCGGTCAGGCCTACGTCTTCCCGTGCGACCTGTCCGACCTGGGTGCCATCGACGACCTCTGCCAGCGACTGTCCACCGAGCTGCCGTCGGTCGACTTCGTCGTCAACAACGCCGGGCGGTCGATCCGGCGCTCGCTGCGGCTGTCGCACGACCGGTTCCACGACTTCGAGCGCACCATGCAGCTCAACTACTTCGGCGCGATCCGGCTGCTCATCGGCCTGATGCCGAAGATGCACGAGCAGAAGTCCGGCCACATCGTCAACATCTCCTCGATCGGGGTCCAGACCAGCCCGCCGCGGTTCTCGGCGTACGTCGCCTCCAAGGCCGCGCTCGACGCCTGGAGCAACGTCGTCGCCTCCGAGGTCGTCGGCCACGGCATCACGTTCACCAACATCCACATGCCGCTGGTGCGGACGCCGATGATCGCGCCGACCAAGATGTACGACAAGTTCCCCACCCTCTCCCCCGCCCAGGCCGCCGACCTGGTGATCCGGGCGATGGTGGAGAAGCCGCACGAGATCAACACCCTCGCCGGCAACGCAGGGGCGGTCGCGCACACGCTCGCACCCAAGGCGGCGTTCCGGATCCTCAACCTCGCCTACCAGGTGTTCCCCGACAGCGCGGCGGCCAAGGGCAAGGCAGGACCGTCGCACGCCACCCCCGAGCCCGCTCCCGCGCCGCCCGAGGTGGTTGCCGCCGAGCCGGGCGGCCGGGAGTCCGAGCAGATGCTGATGGCCCGGCTGTTCCCCGGGGTGCACTGGTGA
- a CDS encoding sulfurtransferase has protein sequence MSGGPLVDVDELARLLGSVTVLDVRYRTGGGPWGPEEFAAGHLPGASYVDMDTALAGAPGAGGRHPLPRTEVFEAEMRAVGVSGDRPVVVYDDWAGHAAARCWWLLRYHGHEDVRVFDGGWSAWTAAALPVETGTGGSVGTGDFTAAPGAMPVVTAADVRSVDVLVDARTAVRYRGETEPIDPVAGRIPGAVNVPTALNLTVDGRFRPPGELRETYAAVGATEGATVAAYCGSGVTAAHDVLALEIAGVPAALYPGSWSEWIVDPARPVETG, from the coding sequence TTGAGCGGCGGGCCGCTGGTCGACGTCGACGAGCTGGCCCGTTTGCTCGGCAGCGTCACCGTGCTCGACGTGCGCTACCGGACGGGCGGCGGGCCCTGGGGCCCCGAGGAGTTCGCCGCGGGACACCTGCCGGGCGCGTCGTACGTCGACATGGACACCGCCCTGGCCGGGGCGCCCGGTGCCGGCGGACGGCACCCGCTGCCGCGGACCGAGGTCTTCGAGGCGGAGATGCGCGCCGTCGGTGTGTCCGGTGACCGTCCCGTGGTCGTCTACGACGACTGGGCCGGCCACGCCGCCGCCCGCTGCTGGTGGCTGCTGCGCTACCACGGTCACGAGGACGTCCGGGTGTTCGACGGCGGCTGGTCGGCCTGGACGGCGGCCGCGCTGCCGGTCGAGACCGGCACCGGCGGATCTGTCGGAACCGGCGACTTCACCGCGGCGCCCGGCGCGATGCCGGTCGTGACCGCGGCCGACGTGCGCTCCGTGGACGTCCTCGTGGACGCCCGGACCGCTGTCCGCTATCGCGGCGAGACCGAGCCCATCGACCCGGTGGCGGGTCGGATACCGGGCGCGGTCAACGTGCCGACGGCGCTCAACCTCACCGTCGACGGCCGGTTCCGGCCTCCCGGAGAGCTCCGCGAGACCTACGCGGCGGTCGGCGCGACCGAGGGCGCGACGGTGGCGGCCTACTGCGGCTCGGGCGTGACGGCGGCCCACGACGTGCTCGCGCTCGAGATCGCCGGCGTCCCGGCCGCCCTCTACCCGGGCAGCTGGAGCGAGTGGATCGTCGATCCAGCCCGTCCGGTCGAGACCGGCTGA
- a CDS encoding universal stress protein yields the protein MATVVTGYVPKPEGEAALLAGIEEARRRGARLVVVHALSDHDVEPAYLREVRGVLADAGVDHDLRVLERGRDASDQLVDLAEEVAADLIVIGLRRRSPVGKLILGSNAQRVLLDASCPVLTVKPRTGRH from the coding sequence ATGGCGACGGTGGTGACCGGGTACGTACCGAAGCCCGAGGGCGAAGCGGCCCTGCTGGCCGGGATCGAGGAGGCGCGGCGTCGTGGCGCGCGGCTGGTCGTGGTGCACGCCCTGAGCGACCACGACGTGGAGCCGGCGTACCTCCGCGAGGTGCGGGGCGTGCTCGCCGACGCGGGGGTGGACCACGACCTGCGGGTGCTGGAGCGCGGCCGCGACGCGTCCGACCAGCTGGTCGACCTGGCCGAGGAGGTCGCGGCCGACCTGATCGTGATCGGTCTGCGGCGCCGGTCGCCGGTCGGCAAGCTGATCCTCGGCTCCAACGCGCAGCGGGTCCTGCTCGACGCGTCGTGCCCGGTGCTGACCGTCAAGCCGCGCACGGGGCGGCATTGA
- a CDS encoding YciI family protein, with protein MAKYLLLKHYRGAPEPANNVPMDQWTPEEISDHIQFMRDFASRVETTGEFVDGQALAPEGAWVRYDGEGRPPVTDGPFAETKDLIAGWYVIDVDSYDRAIELAGELSAAPGAGGKPIHEWLEVRPFMAEPPTVTE; from the coding sequence ATGGCCAAGTACCTGTTGCTGAAGCACTACCGGGGCGCACCGGAACCGGCGAACAACGTGCCGATGGACCAGTGGACGCCGGAGGAGATCTCGGACCACATCCAGTTCATGCGTGACTTCGCCTCTCGGGTCGAGACGACCGGCGAGTTCGTCGACGGGCAGGCACTCGCACCCGAGGGCGCCTGGGTCCGGTACGACGGCGAGGGTCGTCCGCCGGTCACCGACGGACCCTTTGCCGAGACCAAGGACCTGATCGCCGGGTGGTACGTGATCGACGTGGACAGCTACGACCGGGCGATCGAGCTCGCAGGCGAGCTGTCGGCCGCGCCCGGTGCCGGAGGGAAGCCGATCCACGAGTGGCTCGAGGTCCGGCCGTTCATGGCCGAGCCTCCCACCGTGACGGAGTGA
- a CDS encoding RNA polymerase sigma factor: MEAAVDETLLRSLTPAVIGILVRRGADFAAAEDAVQESLLEALRVWPENPPRDPKPWLVKVAWRKFIDATRADASRRRREERLEAEPSPGAGAALDDTLQLYFLCAHPSLTPASAVALTLRAVGGLTTRQIAEAYLVPETTMGQRISRAKRTVADVRFDQTGDVATVVRVLYLVFNEGYSGDVDLAAEAIRLTRQLATLSDHPEVAGLLALMLLHHARRPARKRADGSLVPLAEQDRSRWDTGLIAEGVEILQRALARDQVGEFQAQAAIAALHADAQRAEETDWVQIVEWYDELVRVTDSPIARLNRAVAVGEADGARAGLAALARLDPSLPRYTAVAAYLHDRDGDPVTAARLYAQAALVAPNLAERDHLNRQAARINATARR, encoded by the coding sequence ATGGAGGCGGCGGTGGACGAGACCCTGCTGCGGTCCCTGACCCCTGCCGTCATCGGCATCCTCGTCCGCCGCGGAGCCGACTTCGCGGCGGCCGAGGACGCCGTCCAGGAGAGCCTGCTCGAGGCGCTGCGGGTGTGGCCGGAGAACCCTCCGCGCGACCCGAAGCCCTGGCTGGTGAAGGTGGCCTGGCGCAAGTTCATCGACGCCACCCGCGCGGACGCCTCTCGCCGGCGGCGGGAGGAGCGGCTCGAGGCCGAGCCGTCGCCCGGCGCCGGCGCGGCCCTCGACGACACGCTCCAGCTCTACTTCCTCTGCGCGCACCCGTCGCTGACGCCCGCCTCGGCGGTGGCGCTGACCCTGCGTGCCGTCGGCGGTCTGACGACCCGCCAGATCGCCGAGGCCTACCTCGTGCCCGAAACGACGATGGGCCAGCGGATCAGCCGCGCCAAGCGCACGGTCGCGGACGTCCGGTTCGACCAGACCGGTGACGTCGCCACCGTCGTCCGGGTCCTCTACCTGGTCTTCAACGAGGGCTACTCCGGCGACGTCGACCTCGCCGCCGAGGCGATCCGGCTGACGCGTCAGCTCGCGACCCTCTCCGACCACCCTGAGGTCGCCGGCCTGCTCGCCCTGATGCTGCTGCACCACGCCCGTCGTCCCGCACGGAAGCGGGCCGACGGCAGCCTGGTGCCGCTCGCCGAGCAGGACCGGAGCCGGTGGGACACCGGCCTCATCGCGGAGGGAGTGGAGATCCTGCAGCGGGCACTTGCCCGCGACCAGGTCGGGGAGTTCCAGGCGCAGGCCGCCATCGCGGCTCTTCACGCCGACGCCCAGCGCGCCGAAGAGACCGACTGGGTCCAGATCGTCGAGTGGTACGACGAGCTGGTGCGGGTGACGGACAGCCCGATCGCCCGTCTCAACCGGGCGGTCGCGGTCGGCGAGGCCGACGGTGCCCGGGCCGGTCTGGCGGCGCTGGCCCGGCTGGACCCCTCCCTCCCCCGCTACACCGCGGTCGCGGCGTACCTCCACGACCGCGACGGCGACCCGGTGACGGCCGCCCGCCTGTATGCGCAGGCGGCCCTGGTAGCGCCGAACCTGGCCGAGCGTGACCACCTCAACCGGCAGGCGGCGCGGATCAACGCGACGGCTCGCCGCTGA
- a CDS encoding branched-chain amino acid ABC transporter substrate-binding protein — protein sequence MDKRIAVIVGIVQVGVLTACGTDESADRPESRGELTIYSSLPLQGDSRPQSEDIVRAFELALDEREGRAGGYDIKYVSLDDADPEVGSWTPERVAANAWEAANDPSTVAYLGDFNSDATMVSLPILNDAGIAQVSPSNTYAGLTRSDGGEPGEPDVYYPSGKRTYARVVPADHVQAGALVGEMRERECSTVFIVHHDETYGLGLADAVERSAADAGLDVVGRVTLDEPGSFGQVRSAAPDCLLFAGITMDGATQVANDAGQALPELRMFFPDGCAELAFTDGIDEEVEDRVFLTNPTLDELEFPAAGQRFYRDFHEVYGHDPEPYAIYGYEAMSLVLDAIDRAGDDAGSDDAGRAAVVEAVFGTKDRESVLGTYDIDDYGDTTLTAYGAYAVLDGAVAFDHVIEPVVVEPTTGPEITDPPAPPTEETTEAEEPGAASPIEGTWQGGEVTEAMVAEEWGRKAARFVFEANGAEQHLASILELHGDVWQALVSVDGGPAEPAQEGTFSVQGDRILFEETGLASYEYRYTLEGDTLRITLVGSDAAPAAPGVPDDVFQFAHLEAAPFRKVG from the coding sequence ATGGACAAGCGGATCGCCGTCATCGTCGGCATCGTCCAGGTCGGAGTCCTCACGGCGTGCGGAACGGACGAGTCCGCGGACCGTCCGGAGAGCCGCGGCGAGCTGACCATCTACTCGAGCCTCCCGCTGCAGGGCGACTCCCGTCCGCAGTCCGAGGACATCGTGCGCGCTTTCGAGCTCGCCCTGGATGAGCGCGAGGGGCGTGCGGGTGGCTACGACATCAAGTACGTGTCGCTCGACGACGCCGACCCGGAGGTCGGCTCCTGGACGCCCGAGCGGGTCGCGGCCAACGCCTGGGAGGCCGCGAACGACCCGAGCACCGTCGCCTACCTCGGTGACTTCAACTCCGATGCGACGATGGTCTCGCTCCCGATCCTCAACGATGCCGGCATCGCGCAGGTCTCGCCCTCCAACACCTACGCGGGCTTGACCCGCAGCGACGGCGGGGAGCCCGGGGAGCCCGACGTCTACTACCCGTCGGGGAAGCGGACCTACGCACGCGTGGTCCCGGCGGACCACGTGCAGGCGGGCGCGCTCGTCGGTGAGATGAGGGAGCGGGAGTGCTCGACGGTGTTCATCGTCCACCACGACGAGACCTACGGTCTCGGGCTGGCCGACGCCGTGGAGCGCAGCGCCGCCGATGCCGGCCTGGACGTCGTCGGTCGGGTCACCCTGGACGAGCCCGGGTCGTTCGGCCAGGTGAGGTCGGCGGCTCCGGACTGTCTCCTGTTCGCCGGTATCACGATGGACGGCGCCACCCAGGTCGCGAACGACGCGGGCCAGGCCCTGCCCGAGCTGCGGATGTTCTTCCCCGACGGATGTGCCGAGCTGGCGTTCACCGACGGGATCGACGAGGAGGTCGAGGACCGGGTCTTCCTCACCAACCCGACGCTCGACGAGCTGGAGTTCCCGGCGGCCGGGCAGCGGTTCTACCGCGACTTCCACGAGGTGTACGGACACGACCCCGAGCCGTACGCCATCTACGGCTACGAGGCGATGAGCCTGGTGCTCGACGCCATCGATCGTGCCGGTGACGACGCCGGATCGGACGACGCCGGGCGCGCCGCCGTCGTGGAGGCGGTCTTCGGCACGAAGGACCGCGAGTCGGTGCTCGGTACCTACGACATCGACGACTACGGCGACACCACGTTGACGGCGTACGGCGCGTACGCCGTCCTCGACGGTGCCGTGGCCTTCGACCACGTCATCGAGCCGGTCGTGGTCGAGCCCACCACCGGGCCGGAGATCACCGACCCACCCGCGCCGCCCACGGAGGAGACCACGGAGGCCGAGGAGCCGGGCGCGGCGAGCCCGATCGAGGGCACCTGGCAGGGCGGTGAGGTCACAGAGGCGATGGTCGCCGAGGAGTGGGGCCGCAAGGCGGCGCGCTTCGTCTTCGAGGCCAACGGTGCCGAGCAGCACCTCGCGAGCATCCTCGAGCTGCACGGCGACGTGTGGCAGGCACTCGTCAGCGTCGACGGCGGCCCCGCCGAGCCGGCACAGGAGGGCACCTTCAGCGTCCAGGGTGACCGGATCCTCTTCGAGGAGACCGGGCTCGCGTCGTACGAGTACCGCTACACGCTCGAGGGCGACACGCTGCGGATCACGCTCGTCGGCAGCGACGCCGCACCCGCTGCGCCCGGCGTCCCCGACGACGTCTTCCAGTTCGCCCACCTCGAGGCGGCACCGTTCCGCAAGGTGGGCTGA